GGAGAACTGCTTGACGCACTCCAGGGCGGCGTCGGTGTCGCCGATGTTGTTGTAGGAGAGTTCCTTGCCCTGCAGCTGCTTCGCGGTGGCGATGGAGGACTCGGCGACCTCCTTCTCGACGTAGAAGGCGGCCTTCTGGTGGGGGTTCTCGCCGTAGCGCATCCCCTGGGCCTTGTGGAACTGCATGGTCACCGTCGGCGGGAAGTCGGCCGTATCCTCGCCGAGCTTGCGTCCGAGCCAGTTGGAGATCGCCCCGTCATAGGCGGCGGTGTGCTGGTAGACCTTGACCGCGAGGCGGAAATTGGACTCGCGGCCGACACTGCCGCCGCTGGCCTTCATCTCGTCGAGGACGACCTGGTAGTCGGCGGGGTCGACGATTACCGTCACGTCGCGGTTGTTCTTGGCCGCCGAGCGCAGCATGGTGGGGCCGCCGATGTCGATGTTCTCGATGGCGTCCTCGAGGGAGCAGTCGGGCTTGGCCACCGTCGCCTCGAAGGGGTAGAGGTTGACCAGCACCATGTCGATCGGCTCGATGCCGTGCTCTTTCATCTTGGCCACGTGCTCGGGGTTGTCGCGCATCCCCAGCAGACCACCGTGGACCTTCGGGTGAAGGGTCTTGACCCGGCCGTCGAGCATTTCCGGAAAGCCGGTGAACTCGGAGACGTCCTTGACCGCCAGCCCCGCCTCACGCAGCAGCTTGGCGGTGCCGCCGGTGGAGAGGATCTCGACCCCGAAGGCGGAGAGTTCCTTGGCGAAGTCGGCGATGCCGGTCTTGTCGGAAACACTGATGAGAGCACGTTTGATGGCAGCCATGAGGCATCCTTTCCCTGGGTGTTCGATGGGCGTCCCGTCTCTGGGGACATCCTTGCAGTTCGGGGCAGTCGATAGGCGCAGGGGGCGCCGAAAACAAGAAAAAACCGTCCACGGGGCGGTTTTCTCAGAAGTCGAGGGATTTCAAAAAAGCCTTCTCGAAGGCCGGGGTTCCCGAAAGGGGGTAGGGTCTCAGGGCGCTGGCCAGGGTCCGGACCTTCGCCGGCCCCTCGGGATCGGCCAGGAAACGGCCGACACCCGAAAGAGCTCCCCCGGGGACGAAGCGTACTTTATCTACCATGTTTGCCGGCAGCATGGCAACCCTTTTCAGGGCCTCGGAACCGAGGGAAAACCCGAAGGCTCCCGTCACCACGAGGCGCCCGATTTCTCCCTCCTCCACCCCCGCCTTCTGCAGCAGGCAGGACGCCCCGGCCCGCACCGCCCCCTTGGCCAGCTGGAAACGGCGGACGTCCTCCTGGGAAAGGGTCAGGTCGGTGGCGGCGTCCCGGTACAGGCGCAGGACCCGGCCCGCGGGGGTCTCGGCGATGTAGCGGGCCAGGTTGGTGGGCACCTCGTCCGGCTGGACGATCCTGCCCCGCCTGTCGATCAGCCCGCCCTCGAGGGCGGCGCCCACGGCCTCGACCAGGCCGCTCCCGCACAGGCCCCGGGGCGAAACGCCGCCGGCCACCTTCAGCTCCAGGACGTCGCCCCGCACCCGGACCCCGGTCACCGCACCATTCTCCAGGGCCATGCCGCAGGAGATCTCCCCCCCCTCGAAGGCGGGCCCGGCGGCCACCGAGGTGCACAACCAGCGCTCGCCGGTGAACAGGGCCATCTCCCCGTTGGTGCCGACATCCAGAAACATGCTTCCGGGCCGACAGGGCCCCTGGGAGAAGACGAAGGCGACCAGGTCGCCGCCGACGTAACCGCTGACGAGGGGAAAGAGGTAGAGGGGAACGGGCAGGTCGAGACCCCAGGGGGCCGCATCGTGAAAGGACCCGGCGGGGTCATTGGGACGGTAGGGGGGAAACAGGAGAGGCTCGACGGGGAGGTTGCGCAGCAGGTGGCAGACGGCGGGGTTTCCGGCGGCCGCGGCGGCGGCGATCGATGCCTTCGGCAGCCCGGCCCGGCTCAGCAGTTCGCCAACGAGGGCCTCGACCCCCCCGGCCAGCAGGGCCTGGAGCCGCTGTCCGGCCCCGTCGAGGGCGAGCTCCATGCGGCGCACCACATCGCCGCCGAGAGCGGCCTGGGGATTGGGCAGCTTCCCTTCGGCCAGCACCTCGCCGCCGGCGCCGAGGAGGCGGCCGGCGAGGGTCGTGGTGCCCAGATCGAGGGCCAGGCGGCAGGACTCGCGGTTCATGGAAGCGGCTCCCCCCTGTCTCGGGTCTCGTAAGTTGCGGGCGCGGGACAGGCCCGTCGGTTTTTTCTCGGCCCTTCTGGCAGAGTGTTGAAAAAGTCCATCCGGGACTTTTTCAACCACGATTCCGGAAAATCGCAATTTTCCGGAATCTCACAAAATCAACGCCTTGAGAAACAGGCATCGCTTTTGGTAGCCCCTCCCTGGGCTCCACAGGCTGTTTTGCAACAGCCTGCTACCGGCGGCCGTCGCGGTAGATGCGAGGCACACGCTTGCTGACCTGGCAGAAGACCTCGTAGGAGATGGTCCCGGTCTTGCCCGCCCACTCTTCGGCGGTGATCCGGCTGCCGTTGTCCCGGCCGAGAAGGGTCACCTCGTCGCCGACCCCGACTCCGGGGATGTCGGTGACGTCGACCAGGGTCCAGTCCATGCAGACGGTCCCGGCCACGGTTGCCCGGCGGCCCCGCACCAGGACCTCGCCGCAACCGGACAAGTGGCGGCTGTAGCCGTCGGCATAGCCGACGGGAATGGCGGCGAGCACTGTCGGCCTCTCGGCCACGAAGCGGTGCCCGTAGGAGATGCCGGTCCCCGCCGGAACCTCTTTAAGCTGGGCGACCCGGCTGCGGAAGCTCATCACCGGCTGCAGGTCGAGCCCCGGGCCGGAGGCCAGGGGCTGGCCCCCGTAGAGGACGATCCCGGGGCGGACCACGTTGCACTCTGGAATCTCCCGGGTGAAGAGGGCGGCGCTGTTGCTGATGTGGGCGTGCTGCGGGGCGAAGCCCGCGGCCCGGACCTCCGCCAGGATCTCGCGGAAACGACGGGCCTGCTCTTCGGTGAAGGGATTCTGCGGTTCGTCGGCAAGGGCCAGGTGGGAGATGAGCCCCTCCATGCGCAGCCCCTTCATGCCGGCAAGCCCGGGAAGGACCCCAGGCAGTTCCTCGGGGCGGAAGCCGATCCGGCCCATGCCGGTATCGACCTTCAGGTGATAGGGGCAGACCTGACCGGCGGAGCGAG
This genomic interval from Desulfuromonas sp. contains the following:
- a CDS encoding ASKHA domain-containing protein, giving the protein MNRESCRLALDLGTTTLAGRLLGAGGEVLAEGKLPNPQAALGGDVVRRMELALDGAGQRLQALLAGGVEALVGELLSRAGLPKASIAAAAAAGNPAVCHLLRNLPVEPLLFPPYRPNDPAGSFHDAAPWGLDLPVPLYLFPLVSGYVGGDLVAFVFSQGPCRPGSMFLDVGTNGEMALFTGERWLCTSVAAGPAFEGGEISCGMALENGAVTGVRVRGDVLELKVAGGVSPRGLCGSGLVEAVGAALEGGLIDRRGRIVQPDEVPTNLARYIAETPAGRVLRLYRDAATDLTLSQEDVRRFQLAKGAVRAGASCLLQKAGVEEGEIGRLVVTGAFGFSLGSEALKRVAMLPANMVDKVRFVPGGALSGVGRFLADPEGPAKVRTLASALRPYPLSGTPAFEKAFLKSLDF
- the purH gene encoding bifunctional phosphoribosylaminoimidazolecarboxamide formyltransferase/IMP cyclohydrolase — its product is MAAIKRALISVSDKTGIADFAKELSAFGVEILSTGGTAKLLREAGLAVKDVSEFTGFPEMLDGRVKTLHPKVHGGLLGMRDNPEHVAKMKEHGIEPIDMVLVNLYPFEATVAKPDCSLEDAIENIDIGGPTMLRSAAKNNRDVTVIVDPADYQVVLDEMKASGGSVGRESNFRLAVKVYQHTAAYDGAISNWLGRKLGEDTADFPPTVTMQFHKAQGMRYGENPHQKAAFYVEKEVAESSIATAKQLQGKELSYNNIGDTDAALECVKQFSEGPACVIVKHANPCGVAYGATLLEAYERAFSTDPESSFGGIIAFNGELDEATAKSICDRQFVEVIIAPAVSAGAVEIVKAKKNVRLLECGQWPAEPGQRLDYKRVNGGLLVQDADLALTADLKVVTKRQPTAKEMEDLLFTWRVSKFVKSNAIVYGKDGMTVGVGAGQMSRVNSARIAAIKAEHAGLEVNGSAMASDAFFPFRDGIDNAAAVGVTTVIQPGGSIRDEEVIAAADEHGMAMVFTGMRHFRH
- the alr gene encoding alanine racemase produces the protein MQGHRPTYVEIDLDALRHNLRQVRRQTGEERQILAVVKADAYGHGAARVAPALQDAGAALFGVAIAEAGVELRGAGVTRPVLVLGGVYPGQEGELLRHRLTPCLFDLETAKRIDRAARSAGQVCPYHLKVDTGMGRIGFRPEELPGVLPGLAGMKGLRMEGLISHLALADEPQNPFTEEQARRFREILAEVRAAGFAPQHAHISNSAALFTREIPECNVVRPGIVLYGGQPLASGPGLDLQPVMSFRSRVAQLKEVPAGTGISYGHRFVAERPTVLAAIPVGYADGYSRHLSGCGEVLVRGRRATVAGTVCMDWTLVDVTDIPGVGVGDEVTLLGRDNGSRITAEEWAGKTGTISYEVFCQVSKRVPRIYRDGRR